From the Clostridium cagae genome, the window GTTACTTATCAAAATTTATTAAATAAGATAATGGGTGATAAAAAAGATATAAGTTCATTAGAAGAAGAAATAAGTAGAGATAAAAGTGCGATGGCTTCATTAATGACTAAATTAACTGCTAAACAAAAAGAATTAAATGATTTAAATAATTTAGTAACAAAGTTAGAGGCTAATAGAAACATATTGGAAAATTTAGAAAAACAATATGAAGGTTATAATAGATCTGTTAAGTATTTGATGGAAGCTATTAATAAAGGCCTAATTAATAATGTAAAAAACACTAAAATTCTTGGCGAAATTTTTAAAGTTGATAAGGAATATGAAATAGCAATTGAAATAGCATTGGGGTCAATAATTTCTAACATTATTACTGAAAATGAGGAAAATGCTAAGAAATTAATTAAATATTTAAAAGAACATCGTCTTGGGAGAGCAACATTTTTACCTTTAAATATAATAAAAGGTAAAAAGCTGATTTTAGATAATAATATTACTAAAATTGAAGGTTATCTTGGTATTGCTAGTGAAATTGTTTCTTATGAATCAACATATACAAATATATTAGATCATGTACTAGGTAGAACAATAATAGCAAAAGATATGAATTCAGCATTGCAGATAGCTAAAAAAGGAAATTACAGATATAAAATAGTTACATTAGAGGGGGAAGTTATAAGTCCTGGAGGTGCACTTACTGGAGGAAGTATATATGCTAAACACAGTAATGTATTAGGAAGAAAAAGAGAAATTGAAGAGATATTGTTAAAGAGTGATACAACTAAAAAAAGTTGTATTATTGTAGAAAAAGAAATTTTAGCAATAAGAGAAGATGCAAAAAAATTAGATGAAGAAATATTAAATAAAAGAGATGAGGTTCACTATAAAAATATTGAAATAACTAAAAAACAAGGTGAAGCTGAGAGATTAAAAAATGATACTAATAAATTCAGAGATAATCTAGAGATAACCAAAAACGAATTCAAAAGAGTTGAAAAAGATATAGATAAATTAAATTCTGATCTTGAAAATAAAAAGTCTGAAATTAAAGTTATAGAGGATAAAAATACATTTAATAAAGACAAATATTTAAAATTTGAAGAATCTATTAAAGAAAAAAATAATCAGATAGATGAGACTACAAATAAGATTATGGATATAAAAATTAATAAGGCAACATTAGATGAAACTATTCAAAATGAAAAAAATCAATTTATTAGATTAGAAAAAGAATTAAATGAATTAAGAGTGAAAGAAAAAGCGCTTTTAATTGAAAATAATAAGAGTAATGAAAATCTTATAAATTTAGAAAATGATATAAAGAGCAAATTGACTGCTACTAATGAAAATAATGTTAAAATAGAAGCATTAGAAAAACAGTTAAAATATAAGGAACTAGAAAAAGAAAAGTTAAAAGAAAGTTCTTTAAAACAAGATAACTTAATAACTAATATGTTTGAGATGATAAATTTAAAGGAACGAGATATAAATAAACAAGAAGTTATTAAGGCTAAAAAAGAGATGGAAAAAGATAATTATTATAAAAAATTAAATGAAGAATTAGAATTGACATATGTAGAAGCTTTAGACATAGCAGAAGATATTGAAAATGAAGAAGAAATTAAAGAATTAACTAAGACGTTAAAGATGAAAATAACAGCCCTTGGAACAGTAAATCTAGCATCAATCCAAGAATATGAAGAGGTGAAAGAAAAATTTGATTTTATGTCTTCTCAAGAAAAAGATTTGGAATGTGCTAAAGAAGAATTAAATTCTGTAATACAAGAAATGACTGTTAAAATAAAAGATTTATTTAAGGAAAATTTTAAGGTATTAAATAAAACTTTTAATGAAACTTTTAGAGAGTTATTTAAAGGTGGAAGTGCTGAGTTAATTTTATGTGATGGCGATGAATTGACTGCGAATATTGATATAAATGTTGAACCGCCAGGTAAAAAACTTCAAAATATAAATTTGCTATCAGGTGGAGAAAAAGTTTTATCTGCCATAGCCTTATTATTTTCAATATTAAAGATGAAGCCAACACCATTTTGTATATTAGACGAAATAGAAGCTGCATTAGATGATGCAAATGTATATAGATATGCAGAATTTTTAACTAAATTTTCTAAAAATACTCAATTTATAGTTATAACTCATAGAAAGGGTACCATGGAGGTAAGTGATATAATTTATGGTGTTACTATGGAAGAAAAAGGAGTATCTAAGGTAGTGTCAGTAGATTTAACTGCTAGTTAAAGGATAAAATTTAATATAACATGTTATATTATAATGTTGTTTTTAATAAAATTTATAACTTATTATTTAGAATTTAGGAAATATATTATATACTAAAGAAGAGATTGTTTTGAGGTATATAGAAATAAAATAATATATGTAATACGAAGTAGTAAAAATATATGTAGACTTAAAGTTTTAGGAGGAATTAAATTTGTTTGGAAATTTATTTAATAAACTAAAAGATGGATTAACTAAGACAAGAGATGGGTTAACGGATAAAATAAATGAAGCTTTAAAAATAGCAATAACAATAGACGAAGATTTATATGAAGAATTAGAGGAAATATTAATAACATCTGATATAGGTATGGATACTACCATGGATATTATTGAAAGATTAAGAAAAAAAATTCGTAAAGAAAAAATTAATGATCCTCAAGATGTGAAACCGGCATTAAAAGAAGTCATAAAGGAAATATTACTAGAAGGTAATTATGAAGAGGTTGATGATGAAAAGAAAGTAATGCTTGTAATTGGAGTTAATGGAGTTGGAAAAACTACATCTATTGGTAAGCTTGCAGCAAAAAATAAGAGGGCTGGTAAAAAAGTATTACTTATTGCAGCAGATACATTTAGAGCAGCAGCCATAGATCAATTAGAAGTATGGAGTAGAAGAGCAGAAGTTGACCTAATAAAGCATCAAGAAGGATCAGATCCTGCAGCGGTTGTATTTGATGCTATAGAAGCATCTAAGGCAAGAAATACTGACTTATTAATATGTGATACAGCGGGAAGACTTCATAATAAGAAAAATTTAATGAATGAATTAGAAAAAATTAATAGAATTATTGATAGAGAGTTAGATGGAGTTAAAAAAGAAACTTTATTAGTATTAGATGCTACAACAGGTCAAAATGCAGTAATACAAGCAAAACAATTTATGGAGGTATGTCCTATTGATGGAATAATACTAACTAAATTAGATGGCACTGCAAAGGGAGGAGTTGTAATTTCAATAAAACAAAGTTTAAATATACCCGTTAGATATATTGGTGTTGGAGAAGGTATTGATGATCTTCAAGAATTTGATGCTGAAGGTTTTGCAGAGGCAATAATTTAATAATAAAATAAAAAAAGTATTTTAAACCAATGTTAATGTTTTAGTTTTATTCAAGTTAAATTATTTTCTCTAGAAGCGTTATTATATGATATAAACATTATTTAAAACAAAGAAAAATAAAAAAAATATGACTGTTAAGTAAAAATACTTGACAGCTATATAAAATCCTGTTAAAATCTCTTTTGTAGGTAAGGTGATCTTATGGAAGACCGAGTTGAAATTTCAATGTTAATGGATTTTTATAGTTCATTATTAACAGAGAAACAACGTAGCGTTATGGCATTATATTATGATGATGATTTGTCATTAGCTGAAATAGCAGAATTAAATAAAACAAGTCGTCAAGCAATTCATGATTTAATAAAAAGATGCGATAAACAGCTTCTATCATATGAAAGTAAGCTTAACTTACTTCAAAAGAGTATGAGAAAAGAAAAATATATTATGAATTTTTTAGAAGAACTAAAAGAGAAGTATTCTGTTAGTGATAAAGATTACTTAATGTTTAAAGAAAAACTAGAAAATTTATAGGGAGGTAATTAAACATGGCTTTTGAAGGTTTAGGCGAAAAATTACAGGAGACTTTCAGAAAGTTAAAAGGTAAAGGAAAGTTAACTGAAAAAGATATAAAGGAAGCTATGAGAGAAGTAAAGCTTGCCTTATTAGAAGCAGATGTTAACTATAAAGTTGTTAAAGGATTTATCTCAACTGTTAGTTCAAAATGTGTTGGGAATGAAGTTCTTGAAAGCTTAACGCCAGGACAACAAGTTATAAAAATAGTTAACGAAGAACTTACTAATCTTATGGGTGGAAGTGAGAGTAAAATAAATTACTCTAGCTCAGGAACAACAGTAATTATGTTAGTAGGTCTGCAAGGAGCAGGTAAAACTACAATGTGTGGTAAACTTGCACTTGAACTTAGGAAAAACAATAAGAAACCATTATTAGTTGCATGTGATGTTTACAGACCAGCAGCTATAAAACAATTAGAGATTGTTGGAAAGCAAATTGAAATTCCAGTGTTCTCAATGGGGGATAAAGTTAATCCTGTTGATATTGCAAAGGCTGGAATAGCTCATGGAAAAGATAATGGGAATAATATTATAATAATAGATACAGC encodes:
- the smc gene encoding chromosome segregation protein SMC, which gives rise to MFLKSLDIRGFKSFADKTELKFNNGVTAVVGPNGSGKSNISDAVRWVLGEQSVKTLRGGKMEDVIFAGTQYRKPVGLAQVSLTLDNGDKKLSTEYSEVTVSRRIFRSGESEYLINNKKCRLKDVINLFMDTGIGKEGYSLIGQGKIESILSGRPEERRALLEEAAGIVKFKSRKEEAEKKLANTDGNLVRIRDIISTYSERIEPLRIDKEKALKFNLISEDLRKNEVSLLVKYIKIKEDELKEFDNELRDKNTLIDEKKRELDLLREKLKSLEEKINLLEKETDEEKTYYYKLKELISEDSKDIELNKERIRNLKEKISKNDKEIEGLVLKIKEVEEAKINLNVYLKNHLKDQEEKNEVIVNLEKIKLTLLKEQEEMEKELSKLKEDEFELLRSNSETKNAITLINKEILLKEEKKAELEKSYEFIKHNVAINGVTYQNLLNKIMGDKKDISSLEEEISRDKSAMASLMTKLTAKQKELNDLNNLVTKLEANRNILENLEKQYEGYNRSVKYLMEAINKGLINNVKNTKILGEIFKVDKEYEIAIEIALGSIISNIITENEENAKKLIKYLKEHRLGRATFLPLNIIKGKKLILDNNITKIEGYLGIASEIVSYESTYTNILDHVLGRTIIAKDMNSALQIAKKGNYRYKIVTLEGEVISPGGALTGGSIYAKHSNVLGRKREIEEILLKSDTTKKSCIIVEKEILAIREDAKKLDEEILNKRDEVHYKNIEITKKQGEAERLKNDTNKFRDNLEITKNEFKRVEKDIDKLNSDLENKKSEIKVIEDKNTFNKDKYLKFEESIKEKNNQIDETTNKIMDIKINKATLDETIQNEKNQFIRLEKELNELRVKEKALLIENNKSNENLINLENDIKSKLTATNENNVKIEALEKQLKYKELEKEKLKESSLKQDNLITNMFEMINLKERDINKQEVIKAKKEMEKDNYYKKLNEELELTYVEALDIAEDIENEEEIKELTKTLKMKITALGTVNLASIQEYEEVKEKFDFMSSQEKDLECAKEELNSVIQEMTVKIKDLFKENFKVLNKTFNETFRELFKGGSAELILCDGDELTANIDINVEPPGKKLQNINLLSGGEKVLSAIALLFSILKMKPTPFCILDEIEAALDDANVYRYAEFLTKFSKNTQFIVITHRKGTMEVSDIIYGVTMEEKGVSKVVSVDLTAS
- the ftsY gene encoding signal recognition particle-docking protein FtsY, producing MFGNLFNKLKDGLTKTRDGLTDKINEALKIAITIDEDLYEELEEILITSDIGMDTTMDIIERLRKKIRKEKINDPQDVKPALKEVIKEILLEGNYEEVDDEKKVMLVIGVNGVGKTTSIGKLAAKNKRAGKKVLLIAADTFRAAAIDQLEVWSRRAEVDLIKHQEGSDPAAVVFDAIEASKARNTDLLICDTAGRLHNKKNLMNELEKINRIIDRELDGVKKETLLVLDATTGQNAVIQAKQFMEVCPIDGIILTKLDGTAKGGVVISIKQSLNIPVRYIGVGEGIDDLQEFDAEGFAEAII
- a CDS encoding putative DNA-binding protein, whose amino-acid sequence is MEDRVEISMLMDFYSSLLTEKQRSVMALYYDDDLSLAEIAELNKTSRQAIHDLIKRCDKQLLSYESKLNLLQKSMRKEKYIMNFLEELKEKYSVSDKDYLMFKEKLENL